The proteins below are encoded in one region of Heliangelus exortis chromosome 22, bHelExo1.hap1, whole genome shotgun sequence:
- the IER5L gene encoding immediate early response gene 5-like protein, whose protein sequence is MLRGRRRMECTLDAQSLISISLRKIHSSRTQRGGIKLHKNLLVSYVLRNARQLYLSERYAELYRRQQHYPDGAPLLAVPACPPPAAAAPQELAGLPLPADTQDREVRSCGAMRGGTELLEGSVCSASPELQRAPCRDSSPGFYRVAGSAGPGGGGGGGGGGGSSSSSAAPGLLYAAGCDFGSGGAPHCSSRTTVLDLDTHVVTTVENGYLHQDCCSQCPCCCQPAPGLLSPPPTPGTKRKYYPGQEEEEEGVEEGEPGGGGVAGGPPFAPCTKRARFEEYSAEHPQDSSNISNLISIFGSGFTGLVSRQQADSEQPLNGQLCSKQALASLGAWTRAIVAF, encoded by the coding sequence ATGCTGAGGGGCCGGAGGAGGATGGAGTGCACCCTCGATGCGCAGAGTTTGATCAGTATTTCCCTGCGGAAGATCCACAGCTCCCGCACTCAGCGAGGCGGCATCAAGCTCCACAAGAACCTGCTCGTCTCCTATGTGCTCCGCAACGCCCGCCAGCTCTACCTGAGCGAACGCTACGCCGAGCTCTACCGCCGCCAGCAGCACTACCCCGACGGAGCCCCGCTCCTCGCCGTGCCCGCCtgcccgccgcccgccgccgccgccccgcagGAGCTGGCGGGGCTCCCGCTGCCCGCCGACACGCAGGACCGAGAGGTTCGGAGCTGCGGGGCGATGCGGGGCGGTACGGAGCTGCTGGAAGGCTCGGTGTGCTCAGCTAGCCCGGAGCTGCAGCGAGCACCCTGCAGAGACTCGTCCCCGGGATTTTACCGGGTGGCCGGCAGCGCCGGTCCCGGTGgtggcggaggaggaggaggaggcggcggcagcagcagcagcagcgcggCCCCGGGGCTGCTTTATGCCGCCGGGTGTGACTTCGGGAGCGGCGGGGCACCGCACTGTAGCAGCCGCACCACGGTGCTGGATTTGGACACTCACGTCGTGACCACGGTGGAGAACGGGTACTTGCACCAGGACTGCTGCTCGCAgtgcccctgctgctgccaacCGGCACCGGGGCTCCTTTCCCCGCCGCCCACGCCGGGCACCAAGCGCAAGTATTACccggggcaggaggaggaagaggagggggtggAGGAAGGGGAGCCGGGGGGAGGCGGGGTGGCGGGCGGCCCCCCCTTCGCCCCGTGCACCAAACGCGCCCGTTTCGAGGAGTACAGCGCCGAGCACCCCCAGGACTCTTCCAACATCTCCAACTTGATCTCCATCTTCGGCTCCGGTTTCACGGGGCTGGTGAGCCGGCAGCAGGCGGACTCGGAGCAGCCCCTCAACGGGCAGCTGTGCAGCAAGCAGGCGCTGGCGAGCCTGGGAGCCTGGACTCGGGCCATCGTCGCGTTttag